The following is a genomic window from Sutcliffiella horikoshii.
CGCAGAATCCCCATATGGACTGCATCATTCAAAATTGAATCCGAACGAAGATGCTATCGGTGTGGCTATCAGTATCATCATTTCTTACTTCAATTTTAAAGCCAACTGACATATTTATTTTCCTCCCTTGTATAATTTGGCGCTTAGAAGCCAAATTAACAAAGAGGAGGTGGATTACATATGCCAAAAATCGGTGTAGAACAATCCTTAACAGATGTTCAACAAGCGTTGCAACAAAAAGGTTACGATGTTGTTCAATTAACGAATGAAAACGACGCAAAGGGCTGTGACTGCTGCGTTGTGACGGGAATCGACAATAATGTAATGGGTATCTCCAATAGTGTCACTGCTGGTTCTGTAATTGAAGCTAGCGGAATGACAGCTGATCAGATTTGCCAACAGGTGGAAAGCAGAATCAACCATTAAAAAAAGAGCCGAGATGGCTCTTTTTTTGATGGAGAAACTGTTGATTTCCTTTAAGTAGTTTAATCCTTTTTCTCAATATACACTTGATGAGGAAACGGGATTTCAATGCCATTTGCATCAAGTGCTTCTTTAAGGGTTTTTCGTAACTTACGCTCTACCGCCCACTGTTGCATGTTCTCCGTTTTCGCGATGATTCGAATGACCACATCAGAAGCGCCAAGACCTTGAACACCTACTACATTTGGACCTTCAATAATTGTTTCGTCTTCTGCTGCAACCTGTTCACAGACGTGCTGCATCACTTCGATTGCTTGGTCGATATTATCATCATAGGAGATGCCGATATCAACCAATGCTCTCATGTTGCCTCTTGAGTGGTTGGTCAGATTGGAAATTTCGCGGTTTGGCACATAATGCAAGGAACCATCGAAATCCCTGATTTTAGTTGTGCGGAGCCCAACTTCTTCTACAATTCCTGAAAAACCGGCAGTTGTCACATAATCATCTACATCGACTTGTTTTTCTAATAGAAGAAAGAAGCCAGTAACAACATCGCTGACAATTCCCTGGGCACCGAATCCAATGGCAAGACCTACAACCCCTGCACCTGCTAGAATAGCAGTTGTTTCAACGGCAAATACATTTTCAAGTACCATAATGACAAGGAAAAAGATTAAAGCATATGTAAAAATATTAACAGTCAGCTTCTCCAATGTTTTTGCCCTGCCAGGCGAAATCCCCTGTTTTTGAGTCGCTCTAGCAAATGCACGCGTAATAATTTTGGTTCCAATGGATTTTACAATCGCATAAACGATGAGGATCACAATAAGCTTCAGAAAAAGAATACCTAATGCTGTTAATATTGCATAGAAATCAATATCTGATAAGTCAAATACCATTTAAATATTACTCCCTTCCAATTAAATTATGTGTGCTCTAATAAGGCATTATAAAGGATTCGTTTACGAAAACCAAATGATTTAAGGAAAACGGATGATTAAGCTTATTATTTTGTTCTCCAAGGAAAGAATGGTAGTATTAGAAGTGAGAAAAAATTCCCATTTATCATCACTCTTTATAAAGGGAATACCAACAAGGTGAAATTGGATAAAAGAACATTTTTATCTAATTCCTTAATTAAATTAATTATCATTTAACATTGACTAAAAATAAAGAGTGGTTTATAATAGTTGATGTTGATTAAAAAACTAAATGAGAATTAATTATTAATATTCTCATTTGAAATTACAACTTGGAGGGATTTACAAATGGCAGAACGCATGGTAGGTAAACAAGCTCCACGTTTTGAAATGGACGCTGTATTACCAAACAAAGAATTTGGAAAAGTAAGCTTAGAAGAAAATATGAAAAACGATAAGTGGACAGTACTTTTCTTCTATCCAATGGATTTCACGTTCGTTTGCCCGACTGAAATCACTGCAATGTCTGATCGTTACGAAGAGTTCGAAGACTTAGATGCAGAAATCATTGGAGTATCTACTGATACTATCCACACTCACTTAGCATGGATCAATACAGATCGCAAAGACAACGGTCTTGGCGAATTAAGATATCCTTTAGCTGCTGACACTAACCATGTTGTATCTCGCGACTACGGTGTTCTTATTGAAGACGAAGGTATCGCGCTACGTGGATTATACATCATCAGCCCAGAAGGCGAACTACAATACCAAACAGTATTCCACAACAACATCGGCCGTGATGTAGAAGAAACACTTCGTGTACTTCAAGCATTACAAACTGGCGGACTTTGCCCAGCTAACTGGAAGCCTGGACAAGCTACATTATAATTTGATGCAACCTAGAATAAGGTCTAACGTTTTCGTTAGGCCTTTTCTTTGCACTACATAGATATTAATAGGAGGTTATTAGGATGAAATTACGCTCCCCAATGCCTGAATTGACAGGCGCAACTGAATGGTTGAACGGACAGGTGACAAGAGAAGACCTAATTGGAGATAAGCCAACTCTAATCCATTTCTGGTCTGTTAGCTGCCATTTATGTAAAGAAGCGATGCCGCAAGTGAATGAGTTCCGCGACAACTACAAAGATAAATTGAATGTAATAGCTGTTCATATGCCACGCTCTGAGGACGATTTGAATCTTGACTCTATTAAGAAAACGGCTAGTGAACATGATATCACACAGCCCATTTTCGTGGACAGCGAACATAAATTGACAGATGTATTTGAAAATCAGTATGTTCCGGCATACTATGTATTTGATGCAGAAGGTAATCTTCGTCACTTCCAAGCTGGAGGCAGCGGAATGAAGATGCTAGAAAAACGTGTAAACCGTGTATTAGGTGAAATGGAAAAATAAGAAAACATGACAAAGGGTTGCCTTGATGGGCGACCCTTTTCTTTTTGTGCGCAGATTCTATTCGCATTTCCTCTTTCATATACTCTAAAGTTGTTCACTTATCTCCGACTAAAGATGTAGAAAACATCCGTCTTCCTGTCACTTACCATGTCTTACGTAACCTAATAAAATAATAGTATAAATAATTTAAATTTTTCCAAAAAAGACTGGATAAATATTTCGAAACTCGATATATTAGATACTATCTTATATTTTCCAGCATGAGTTAACAAAGGGAGGGAATACATGTGGAGACTTTTAAGAAGCTTAAAGAGTTTTACTGGCCTTATCGCAAAAATTTCTATATATCATTGATATTTTTGCTTTTAGTAACGGTCATCACTGTCATCTATCCTGTTATTTTACAGGTGACCATTGATGAAGTTATTGAAAAACAACAATTCCAATACGTACCATATATTGCACTTGGATTCATTGGAATCATGGCATTAAAGGGGTTATTTACGTATTTCAATCAGTTTTTAGGTGACCTGTTCGGAATCCGATCGGTATACCGCTTAAGAAATGAACTGTACGAAAAACTGCAATTCCTGCCGTTTCGCTATTATGATAATGCGAAGACTGGGGACTTGATGTCAAGACTGACAGCGGATGTTGAAGGATTCAGGTTTTTCTTATCATTTGGATTTGCCGAATTGATCCGATTCGTGTTGTTAGTAACCATTAGTTTGGGCTTAATGTTCTATTATTCAGTAGCTTTAACTTTTGTCACATTACTGGCTATGCCTTTTCTGGCATTTGTCACGTACCGTTTCGATAAAAGGGTTCACCCGGCATTCCGTGGGATTCGTAAGTCATTCGGTAAACTGAACACGAATGTACAAGAGAATATCAGCGGAATCAATACGGTCAAATCTTTATCTCGTGAAGATTATCAAATTAATAAGTTCAATGATTCCAATGTGGACTACAAAGATAAATATATTTCCACTTCGAATGTTTGGGCAAAGTTCTTCCCGCTGATGGAGTTCATTGGAAATGCCTGTGTGGTGGGGCTTCTTGGGTTTGGAGGTTACTTAGTAATTACTGGTCAATTATCAGAGGGGGCTCTCGTAGCGTTTTTCAGCTTGGTCTGGTATATTGTTTGGCCGATTGCAAACTTAGGATTTGTCATCAATCAGTTCTCACAAGCAAAAGCTTCCGGAGAACGTTTATTGGAGATTTTAGAAGCAGAAGAGGACATTCAAGATGCACCAGATGCAAAAGATGTACCGAACTTAAAGGGGCATGTAACGTTTGAGGATGTTACATTCAGTTATCCAAATGAGGATAAAACCGCGCTTGAAAATGTATCGTTTGACGCGACTCCAGGAAAGCAGATCGGGTTAATCGGTGCAACAGGGTCCGGGAAAACAAGTATCACTCAGCTTATCACAAGATTTTATGAGCCGCAGTCCGGCCGCATTTTAATTGATGGGGAAGAAGTAAATAAATACTCGTTGTACTCACTTCGAAATCAAATCGGATTTGTGCTTCAGGAATCCTTCTTATTTTCTTCCACTATTAAATCTAATATTGCATACGGCCGACCGAATGCTTCCATGGACGATATCGTTCGAGCTGCAAAAATGGCGCAGGCGCATGAATTTATCATGGAACTTCCTGACGGCTATGACACGATGCTTGGTGAACGTGGAATGGGGCTTTCTGGCGGTCAGAAACAACGTATTGCGATCGCTCGTGCGTTGATTCTTGATCCAAGTATCTTAGTGTTGGATGATGCAACAAGTGCAGTGGATATGCAAACCGAGTTTAATATACAAAGAGAATTAAAGGCTGCATTGGCTGGCAGAACAACATTTATCATTGCGCACCGTATTTCCTCACTTAAACATGCCGATGAAATCATCGTGTTAGAAGAAGGAAAAGTAGTGGAGCGCGGTACACATGACGAGCTTGTCCAAAAGAACGGGGCATATCGAAGAATTTATGATATCCAGTACAAGGACCAAAAAACGGTTTTGGAAGCTCAGACTAACTGAAGGCAGGTGAAACAGAATGCGCAAAAAACAGAAAATTGAATTGAACGATAATGTGAAGAAGAGATTCTATTATTCTACTGATAATGCAATTGAAAAGCCCTTTAACTGGCAACAGATGTGGCGGCTTTTCTCTTATATGAAACCTTATTCAAAAACATTGCTGCCATTAGCTATTATAACCATGTTAATAGCAACAGCGGTAAGGTTAGCAATTCCAATCATCATAGGTAAATACTTATATGATGTTGCCATTAAGCAAAAAGACATGGATATGCTAGTACAACTGGCGGTGATTGTATCTGTTTTATATCTGGTGTCTTATGTGGCGAATGCCTTGAGGATACGATGGATGAACATGCTAGGGCAGAACGTCATTTATGATTTAAGGAAGCATCTTTTCACACATGTACAAGGACTGTCCCATCGCTTTTTCGATCAACGTTCGGCCGGGTCCATCCTTGTCCGAATTATGAATGATATTAACTCCTTGCAAGAATTGTTCACAAACGGTGTTATCAACTTGCTAATGGACTTTATCCTTTTAATCGGTATCGTAGTGATCTTATTTACATTAAGTCCTGAATTGGCTACTGCCATTTTAATTATCTTGCCGATCATGTTCTTCATTTCCACTAGCTTGCGCAGGAAAATAAGAAGAGCATGGCAGGATGTACGTATCAAGCAATCCATGCTAAACTCTCACTTAAATGAAAGTATCCAAGGTGTTCGTGTAACACAATCCTTTACGCAAGAAAGAGAAAACATGGGATTCTTCGACCGCATCAATACCGAAAACTTTGAGTCATGGAAAAATGCGACCAGACAGAATGCCATTTTCCGTCCATTTGTTGAGATGACAAATGCTGTTGGTACCGCCATTCTTATCTGGTATGGAGCCTACCTTATTCAACAGTCTCTTACAGGTGGCACGAGTACATTAACTGTCGGTGTGTTCATTTCCTTTGCATTTTACTTAGGGATGTTCTGGGAACCGATTTCAAGACTAGGTCAGTTATATAATATGCTGCTTGTTGGGATGGCTTCTTCTGAACGTATCTTTGAATTTTTGGATGAAAAGCCAATTGTGGATGAGAAGGACAATGCCATCCAATTGGATACCATTCGCGGGGAAATCGAGTTTAAGGATGTCGAGTTCTCCTATGACAGTAAACGTACCGCACTGAACCGAATTTCATTGAAAATGGAGGCAGGTCAGACAGTGGCATTGGTTGGTCATACCGGATCTGGGAAAACGACGATAGCCAACTTGATTTCACGTTTCTATGATGCTACAGGAGGAGAAGTGAAGATTGACGGACATAATATCCGTGACATCTCTCTTCAAAGTCTTCGTTCTCAAATCAGTGTTGTATTGCAGGATACCTTTATTTTCTCTGGAACAATCAATGATAACATCCGTTTCGGCAGACCTACTGCCACTGATGAAGAAGTAAGAGCCGCTGCTGAGGCAGTCGGTGCGAATGAGTTTATCGAACGTCTGAAAAATGGATATGAAACAGAAGTAGAGGAGAGAGGTAATGTCCTTTCTGTCGGGGAAAGACAATTGATTTCCTTTGCCCGCGCTTTGTTAGCAGACCCTAGCATCATCATTCTAGATGAAGCGACTGCCAGCATTGATACTGAAACGGAAGTGAAGATCCAGACTGCTCTTAAACAGCTGTTAAAAGGCCGTACAGCGATTATAATCGCTCACCGACTATCTACTATTCGGGAAGCAGATAACATCATAGTCCTTGATCATGGGAATATCATGGAGCAAGGCAATCATGACAAGCTGATGGAACACGGCGGTATTTATTATCACTTGGTGAAAGCGCAGTTTACGATGCAGGATGTAAGCTGAGAATAAGAAAAGACATCGGTTCTTGGGACCGGTGTCTTTTTGTGTTTTAAGTAATGTACGAAATTGATTAATAGTGGACGCCAAAATGCTCAAAATAGGAATTAGTCAATAAACGGGGTGAATTAGTCAATAAAGAGGTCAAAGTATGCAAAAAAGCTCTCCAATTATACAATAAATCACTTCAAATTATCGAGAATCCATATATTTCCACAATAACCCTCTTGTTTCTGGAAGTATATGTAATAAAAATGGCTTTTTAATGAGATTAATGCAATTACCAGAGTCGTCGCGATAGATATTTTGATCAATGATACTCAATCTTTTCCGTAATATAGCAAGCAGCCAGAAAAATAGGGGCAAGGACAGCAATCAGGAAGACAATATTAACATCCATTTACTCATTCTCCTTTCTGTTGTGCTGATAACTCGTTCAATCTAGCTAACGCATCTTCTTTTTCAAAAGAGCTGTACCAGCGGAAGTCCATTTCATCAAGGATTCGATAATGTTGACTGATGACATTTTGCTGCAGGCGGAATGTGCCTTTCATTTTTATCTCTTTCCACCAGACTTTTCCACCCATAGTCTTATCCTTAGGTGCATCAATCTTCTCGTGTGCAATTGTTTCCATAACCTCTAGAGGGTCAGCACCAAGCACAGAGGATAATACTTGGCTTTCACGGAACAACGCACATGTTGCAGCGCAGACAGTCCAGCCGGCTGTAGTGCGGCCTTTTTCAATTTGCACTAGTGTCTTTTTGGAAATACCCAGAACTTCCGCCATTCTGTCTTGTGTGTAGTTATGTTCCGTTCGGATGAGTTTGAGTTTATTTGAAATTAGATTGATAGCTTCGTTTTGATTCATCATAGGGTGCTGAATGCTCCTTTTTATATCATATGTGTAATTTTACACTTTATTAGCGGAGAGTTCAATAATTTTCTGAAAACTTTTTCAGAGGGAAATCATATTCACCTCAAGAAAAGATGGGATTATGGTACAATAGTATCTATACATAACAGAGTAAATGGGGGAAGCAGCGTTGAAGAAAAAAGAGTTTGCCGTTATCGGATTAGGACGTTTTGGGGGAAGCATGGTTCAGGCATTAAGCGATGAGGGAGTAGAGGTTCTCGCTATTGATAATGATGAAGAGAAGGTGAACCAGTTCGCTAATATAGCTTCACATGCTGTTGTTGGCGATACGACGGATGAGGCTGTTCTCAAAAGTATCGGGATCCGTAATTT
Proteins encoded in this region:
- a CDS encoding peroxiredoxin — its product is MAERMVGKQAPRFEMDAVLPNKEFGKVSLEENMKNDKWTVLFFYPMDFTFVCPTEITAMSDRYEEFEDLDAEIIGVSTDTIHTHLAWINTDRKDNGLGELRYPLAADTNHVVSRDYGVLIEDEGIALRGLYIISPEGELQYQTVFHNNIGRDVEETLRVLQALQTGGLCPANWKPGQATL
- a CDS encoding redoxin domain-containing protein, which encodes MKLRSPMPELTGATEWLNGQVTREDLIGDKPTLIHFWSVSCHLCKEAMPQVNEFRDNYKDKLNVIAVHMPRSEDDLNLDSIKKTASEHDITQPIFVDSEHKLTDVFENQYVPAYYVFDAEGNLRHFQAGGSGMKMLEKRVNRVLGEMEK
- a CDS encoding helix-turn-helix transcriptional regulator — translated: MNQNEAINLISNKLKLIRTEHNYTQDRMAEVLGISKKTLVQIEKGRTTAGWTVCAATCALFRESQVLSSVLGADPLEVMETIAHEKIDAPKDKTMGGKVWWKEIKMKGTFRLQQNVISQHYRILDEMDFRWYSSFEKEDALARLNELSAQQKGE
- a CDS encoding YkuS family protein; this encodes MPKIGVEQSLTDVQQALQQKGYDVVQLTNENDAKGCDCCVVTGIDNNVMGISNSVTAGSVIEASGMTADQICQQVESRINH
- a CDS encoding ABC transporter ATP-binding protein, with amino-acid sequence MRKKQKIELNDNVKKRFYYSTDNAIEKPFNWQQMWRLFSYMKPYSKTLLPLAIITMLIATAVRLAIPIIIGKYLYDVAIKQKDMDMLVQLAVIVSVLYLVSYVANALRIRWMNMLGQNVIYDLRKHLFTHVQGLSHRFFDQRSAGSILVRIMNDINSLQELFTNGVINLLMDFILLIGIVVILFTLSPELATAILIILPIMFFISTSLRRKIRRAWQDVRIKQSMLNSHLNESIQGVRVTQSFTQERENMGFFDRINTENFESWKNATRQNAIFRPFVEMTNAVGTAILIWYGAYLIQQSLTGGTSTLTVGVFISFAFYLGMFWEPISRLGQLYNMLLVGMASSERIFEFLDEKPIVDEKDNAIQLDTIRGEIEFKDVEFSYDSKRTALNRISLKMEAGQTVALVGHTGSGKTTIANLISRFYDATGGEVKIDGHNIRDISLQSLRSQISVVLQDTFIFSGTINDNIRFGRPTATDEEVRAAAEAVGANEFIERLKNGYETEVEERGNVLSVGERQLISFARALLADPSIIILDEATASIDTETEVKIQTALKQLLKGRTAIIIAHRLSTIREADNIIVLDHGNIMEQGNHDKLMEHGGIYYHLVKAQFTMQDVS
- a CDS encoding mechanosensitive ion channel family protein — encoded protein: MVFDLSDIDFYAILTALGILFLKLIVILIVYAIVKSIGTKIITRAFARATQKQGISPGRAKTLEKLTVNIFTYALIFFLVIMVLENVFAVETTAILAGAGVVGLAIGFGAQGIVSDVVTGFFLLLEKQVDVDDYVTTAGFSGIVEEVGLRTTKIRDFDGSLHYVPNREISNLTNHSRGNMRALVDIGISYDDNIDQAIEVMQHVCEQVAAEDETIIEGPNVVGVQGLGASDVVIRIIAKTENMQQWAVERKLRKTLKEALDANGIEIPFPHQVYIEKKD
- a CDS encoding ABC transporter ATP-binding protein, with product METFKKLKEFYWPYRKNFYISLIFLLLVTVITVIYPVILQVTIDEVIEKQQFQYVPYIALGFIGIMALKGLFTYFNQFLGDLFGIRSVYRLRNELYEKLQFLPFRYYDNAKTGDLMSRLTADVEGFRFFLSFGFAELIRFVLLVTISLGLMFYYSVALTFVTLLAMPFLAFVTYRFDKRVHPAFRGIRKSFGKLNTNVQENISGINTVKSLSREDYQINKFNDSNVDYKDKYISTSNVWAKFFPLMEFIGNACVVGLLGFGGYLVITGQLSEGALVAFFSLVWYIVWPIANLGFVINQFSQAKASGERLLEILEAEEDIQDAPDAKDVPNLKGHVTFEDVTFSYPNEDKTALENVSFDATPGKQIGLIGATGSGKTSITQLITRFYEPQSGRILIDGEEVNKYSLYSLRNQIGFVLQESFLFSSTIKSNIAYGRPNASMDDIVRAAKMAQAHEFIMELPDGYDTMLGERGMGLSGGQKQRIAIARALILDPSILVLDDATSAVDMQTEFNIQRELKAALAGRTTFIIAHRISSLKHADEIIVLEEGKVVERGTHDELVQKNGAYRRIYDIQYKDQKTVLEAQTN